A window of Gouania willdenowi chromosome 12, fGouWil2.1, whole genome shotgun sequence contains these coding sequences:
- the casp17 gene encoding caspase-7, which yields MSPSGTSNRAVVVSVGRFDPGVELSNRPGAPRDTKRLHGCLSRRGFSVELHNDLTSEEIYKLFRTESRRPVDSCFLTVLSSHGDQGCVFGADGKVVLLSKIFGFFDNETMEDKTKVFLIQACQGEAMDDGVQTDSNTFSSFSQHLSVPVDSAVMYAAVPGYAAFMNPTGSFFLQTFCDLLEDHAHMELTRLMTRLSQRVALRFSARGRFSGKKQMPCLTTRLTREVFPFAAPRKVGGDTGVTATALVSSERERSRTRSIS from the exons ATGTCTCCCAGTGGAACCAGTAACAGGGCTGTGGTGGTGTCAGTGGGTCGCTTTGACCCCGGGGTGGAGCTGAGCAACAGACCTGGAGCTCCCAGAGACACTAAGAGGCTTCACGGCTGTCTGAGCAGGAGAGGATTCAGCGTGGAGCTGCACAACGACCTGACCAGTGAGGAGATCTACAAGCTGTTCAGAACAG agAGCAGGCGCCCAGTGGACAGCTGTTTCCTGACTGTGTTGTCGTCTCACGGTGACCAGGGTTGTGTGTTCGGAGCAGATGGAAAAGTCGTTCTGTTGTCTAAGATCTTTGGATTCTTTGATAACGAGACAATGGAGGACAAAACCAAAGTCTTCCTGATCCAG GCCTGTCAGGGAGAAGCTATGGACGATGGAGTCCAAACAGACTCAAACACATTCAGCAGCTTCTCACAACATCTCTCTGTTCCTGTGGACTCTGCAGTGATGTACGCAGCTGtaccag GATACGCAGCTTTCATGAACCCCACGGGCTCCTTCTTCCTACAGACCTTTTGTGACCTGCTGGAGGACCACGCCCACATGGAGCTGACCCGCCTCATGACCCGCCTCTCTCAGCGCGTGGCCCTCAGGTTCAGTGCTAGAGGCCGGTTTTCTGGGAAGAAGCAGATGCCCTGTCTGACCACACGCCTCACCAGGGAGGTGTTCCCATTCGCTGCCCCCAGAAAAGTGGGCGGAGACACAGGAGTTACAGCCACGGCACTGGTCAGCTCAGAGAGAGAACGGAGCAGGACGCGGTCCATCAGTTAG
- the cox5ba gene encoding cytochrome c oxidase subunit 5B, mitochondrial, translating into MAARLLLRSAVRASASCRVARCIVPSRGMGAGGMPTDEEQATGLEKIIMTAMKEGKDPYSMMKPKSYAGSKVDPHLVPSITNKRIVGCICEEDNTAVVWFWLHEGDAQRCPSCGSHYKLVPHHLPH; encoded by the exons ATGGCTGCAAGGTTACTGCTCCGCTCTGCTGTCAGGGCCTCGGCTTCCTGCAGGGTCGCCCGCTGCATCGTTCCCAGTCGCGGGATGGGTGCTGGAG ggatGCCTACTGATGAAGAGCAGGCTACAGGACTGGAGAAGATCATCATGACGGCCATGAAAGAAGGAAAG GATCCCTACAGCATGATGAAGCCCAAATCCTACGCTGGTTCTAAGGTCGACCCTCACCTGGTTCCCTCCATCACAAACAAACGCATCGTGGGCTGCATCT GTGAGGAGGACAACACGGCGGTGGTCTGGTTCTGGCTCCATGAGGGCGACGCCCAGCGCTGTCCTTCCTGTGGTTCCCATTACAAACTGGTTCCTCACCACCTGCCCCACTAA